One region of Halomonas huangheensis genomic DNA includes:
- a CDS encoding phosphopentomutase, translated as MTRAIVVVMDSFGIGAAPDAEQFGDAGSDTLGHIAAACANGQADDRGRQGSLHLPNLARLGLFHAHQAATGHSAAGIELGEIDSAWGYAREVSSGKDTPSGHWEIAGVPVRFDWGYFEALENSFPEELLEALINEAELPGVLGNCHASGTEIIARLGEEHCRSGKPIVYTSADSVFQIAAHEETFGLERLLKLCETARRLLEPYNIGRVIARPFVGNDSNDFQRTGNRRDYSVEPPSPTVLQKLTEAGGEVVAIGKIADIYAHCGISRLIKASGHDALMDATLTAMDEDAERQLIMTNFVDFDMIYGHRRDVAGYAAALEAFDTRLPELLQRLRADDLLVITADHGCDPSWHGTDHTREYIPVLARGAGLGANPATQSLGERSSFADIGQSLASYFHLDPMDDGVSFMPATH; from the coding sequence ATGACACGCGCTATCGTAGTGGTGATGGATTCCTTCGGCATCGGTGCCGCACCGGATGCCGAGCAGTTTGGGGACGCAGGCTCCGATACTCTGGGCCATATCGCAGCGGCCTGTGCCAACGGTCAGGCAGATGATCGTGGACGCCAGGGTTCCCTGCACCTGCCCAACCTGGCGCGCCTCGGATTGTTTCACGCGCATCAGGCGGCCACTGGCCATTCAGCTGCCGGCATCGAGCTCGGAGAGATCGATAGTGCCTGGGGCTATGCACGTGAAGTCTCCTCCGGCAAGGACACTCCGTCCGGCCATTGGGAGATCGCCGGTGTGCCGGTACGCTTCGACTGGGGATATTTCGAAGCTCTCGAGAACAGCTTTCCTGAGGAATTGCTGGAGGCGCTGATCAATGAAGCCGAGCTACCCGGTGTACTCGGCAATTGTCATGCTTCAGGAACCGAGATCATCGCGCGTCTCGGCGAAGAGCATTGCCGTAGCGGCAAGCCTATCGTCTATACCTCTGCGGATAGCGTGTTCCAGATCGCCGCTCACGAGGAAACCTTCGGCCTCGAGCGCCTGCTGAAACTATGCGAGACCGCTCGCCGCCTGCTCGAGCCCTATAATATCGGCCGCGTGATTGCGCGGCCGTTTGTCGGCAACGATTCCAACGATTTTCAGCGCACTGGTAACCGTCGCGACTACAGCGTCGAGCCGCCCTCACCCACGGTTTTGCAGAAGCTGACCGAAGCGGGCGGTGAAGTGGTCGCGATTGGCAAGATTGCCGACATCTACGCCCACTGCGGCATCTCGCGGCTGATCAAGGCCTCGGGCCACGATGCGCTGATGGATGCCACCCTGACGGCCATGGATGAAGACGCTGAACGCCAGTTGATCATGACCAACTTCGTCGACTTCGACATGATCTATGGTCATCGTCGCGATGTCGCCGGGTACGCCGCCGCTCTCGAGGCCTTTGACACGCGACTGCCGGAACTGCTGCAACGCCTGCGAGCCGATGATCTATTGGTGATCACCGCTGACCACGGCTGCGACCCAAGCTGGCACGGTACCGACCACACCCGAGAGTACATTCCGGTATTGGCACGTGGTGCCGGGCTCGGTGCCAACCCCGCTACGCAATCCCTCGGTGAACGCAGCAGCTTTGCCGATATCGGCCAGTCACTGGCCAGTTACTTCCACCTCGACCCCATGGACGACGGCGTGAGCTTCATGCCCGCCACTCACTGA
- the deoD gene encoding purine-nucleoside phosphorylase, which produces MATPHIKAERGDFADTVLMPGDPLRARYIADTFLEDARLVNDVRNMYGYTGTYRGREISVMGHGMGIPSVSIYAKELITEFGAKRLVRVGSCGAVRDDVKVRDVVIGLGASTDSSVNRSRFRGLDFAAIADFELTRHSVDAAAELGVAVKVGNIFSADLFYHPDPALVETMRDYGIVGVEMEAAGLYGVAAEFGARAMTICTVSDHIVNGDSLSSDDRATTFDEMMKIALEAMLRDDAAMRNPA; this is translated from the coding sequence ATGGCTACTCCCCATATCAAGGCAGAACGTGGCGATTTTGCCGATACCGTGCTGATGCCGGGTGATCCCCTGCGCGCTCGCTACATTGCCGACACCTTTCTCGAAGATGCGCGGCTGGTCAATGACGTGCGCAACATGTACGGCTATACCGGCACCTATCGTGGTCGCGAGATTTCGGTAATGGGCCACGGCATGGGCATTCCCTCAGTCTCCATCTACGCCAAGGAGCTGATCACCGAGTTCGGTGCAAAGAGACTGGTTCGTGTAGGTTCCTGCGGAGCCGTGCGCGACGACGTCAAGGTTCGTGATGTGGTGATTGGCCTCGGCGCCAGCACCGACTCCAGCGTCAACCGCTCTCGCTTTCGCGGTCTCGATTTCGCCGCCATCGCCGACTTCGAACTGACCCGCCACAGCGTCGATGCCGCCGCCGAGTTGGGTGTTGCGGTCAAGGTCGGCAACATCTTCTCCGCTGACCTCTTCTATCACCCGGACCCGGCGTTGGTGGAAACCATGCGTGATTACGGCATCGTCGGTGTCGAGATGGAAGCCGCGGGTCTGTATGGCGTCGCCGCCGAGTTCGGCGCACGAGCGATGACCATCTGTACCGTCTCTGACCACATCGTGAATGGTGACTCACTGTCCAGCGATGACCGTGCCACCACGTTTGACGAGATGATGAAGATCGCGCTGGAAGCGATGCTGCGCGACGATGCAGCGATGAGGAATCCAGCATGA
- the deoA gene encoding thymidine phosphorylase: protein MLIQDILAAKRDGQTLDSAMIREFVMAIASDQVGDEQIGAFTMAVYLRDMNLDETVALTEATRDSGHVLDYRALDLPGPVLDKHSTGGVGDPVSLVLGPWLAACGAHVPMISGRGLGHTGGTLDKLEAIPGYNVTPDHATFERLLRDTGVTIIGQSGNLAPADKRLYAVRDVTATVASLPLIVASILGKKLAENLDALVMDVKIGNGAFLANDDETRQLAMTIAEVARRAGTPTTALLTDMNQCLANSAGNAVEVRECLDIMTGKRRGGRLLELTRTLAVEALVAGRLAEGADEARRRLDHALDSGRVAERFAGMVAGLGGPSDLLDNPERYLAEAPVVRDVYAAHDGIVAAQDVKSLGMAVVALGGGRRRASDSIDHRVGLDSIATLGSRVDRHTPLARIHAANAEDAERVAEQLADCFTIGESAEVPPLVHDLLQDPSRNTHHTPGDTGDRT, encoded by the coding sequence ATGCTGATTCAGGATATTCTCGCCGCCAAGCGTGACGGACAGACGCTGGATAGTGCCATGATTCGCGAGTTCGTCATGGCGATCGCAAGCGACCAGGTCGGCGATGAACAGATCGGCGCCTTTACCATGGCCGTCTATCTCCGCGACATGAACCTCGACGAGACCGTGGCGCTCACTGAGGCCACCCGCGATTCGGGCCATGTGCTCGACTATCGCGCCCTCGACCTGCCCGGCCCGGTCCTCGACAAGCACTCGACCGGCGGTGTCGGCGATCCAGTGTCGTTGGTTCTCGGCCCCTGGCTGGCGGCCTGCGGCGCCCATGTGCCGATGATCTCGGGGCGTGGCCTGGGGCATACCGGCGGTACTCTGGACAAGCTCGAGGCGATTCCCGGTTACAACGTTACGCCTGATCACGCGACTTTCGAGCGCCTGCTGCGCGATACCGGAGTGACCATTATCGGTCAGAGTGGCAACCTCGCTCCGGCCGACAAGCGCCTCTACGCGGTGCGCGATGTCACCGCCACCGTCGCTTCACTGCCGCTGATCGTGGCCTCGATTCTCGGCAAGAAGCTGGCCGAGAACCTCGATGCGCTGGTGATGGACGTCAAGATCGGCAATGGCGCCTTCCTCGCCAACGATGACGAAACCCGCCAGTTGGCGATGACCATTGCCGAAGTGGCTCGCCGTGCAGGCACACCCACCACCGCACTACTGACCGACATGAACCAGTGCCTGGCCAACAGTGCTGGTAACGCAGTAGAGGTTCGAGAATGCCTGGACATCATGACCGGCAAAAGGCGCGGCGGACGACTGCTGGAACTGACCCGCACTCTGGCCGTCGAAGCGCTGGTTGCCGGACGACTGGCGGAAGGCGCTGACGAGGCTCGCCGCAGACTCGATCATGCGCTCGATTCCGGCCGGGTGGCCGAGCGCTTTGCCGGAATGGTTGCCGGCCTGGGAGGCCCCAGTGATCTGCTCGATAATCCCGAACGGTATCTTGCCGAAGCTCCAGTAGTACGTGACGTCTACGCGGCTCACGACGGTATCGTCGCTGCCCAGGACGTCAAGTCGCTCGGCATGGCAGTGGTCGCGCTGGGCGGAGGACGCCGACGCGCCTCCGACAGCATCGATCATCGAGTAGGACTCGACAGCATTGCCACTCTCGGTAGCAGAGTCGATCGGCACACGCCGCTGGCCCGCATTCACGCCGCCAATGCAGAAGATGCCGAACGCGTCGCCGAACAGCTGGCCGACTGCTTCACGATTGGTGAATCCGCCGAAGTCCCGCCGCTGGTGCATGACCTGCTTCAAGACCCTTCTCGAAACACCCACCACACACCCGGCGATACAGGAGACCGCACATGA
- the cdd gene encoding cytidine deaminase, translating into MSESANHETIDEQIIDALVKVRGRAYVPYSDHPVGALLISESGQQFVGANVEVAHYKGLCAEASAIAAMISAGERQLREVYVIGPGEHLCTPCGDCRQRLREFATPDTIIRVVDAQGQLLKRYSMDQLLPDSFGPENLGRGSAMHQG; encoded by the coding sequence ATGAGTGAATCAGCCAACCACGAGACCATTGATGAGCAGATCATCGATGCTCTGGTGAAGGTGCGTGGGCGCGCCTACGTACCTTACTCCGATCACCCCGTCGGTGCCCTGCTGATCAGCGAATCCGGCCAGCAGTTTGTCGGCGCCAACGTCGAGGTTGCCCACTACAAGGGGCTATGCGCTGAGGCATCGGCGATTGCCGCCATGATCAGTGCCGGTGAACGCCAGCTACGGGAAGTCTATGTGATCGGCCCTGGCGAACACTTGTGCACGCCCTGCGGCGATTGTCGCCAGCGCCTGCGTGAGTTCGCCACCCCGGACACCATCATTCGCGTGGTTGACGCCCAGGGACAGCTGCTCAAGCGCTACAGCATGGATCAACTACTACCCGACTCCTTCGGCCCCGAGAACCTCGGCCGGGGTTCCGCCATGCACCAGGGATAA
- the cyoA gene encoding ubiquinol oxidase subunit II: MRRNPYLRALGLVLMLALPLVLAGCSSALLDPKGEIGQEQRTLILTAFGLMQIVVVPVIVLTLAFAWRYRKGNKDATYAPDWHHSTKIEAIVWFIPCVIIVFLALLTWYTSHSLDPHKPLKAEEGQNEPMVIEAVSLDWKWLFIYPEQGIATVNELAFPEDTPVRFRVTSGSVMNSFFIPALGSQIYAMAGMDNDVHLIADEQGVYRGRSTNYSGAGFADMYFDAHVGSVEDFDAWVEKVRESSDTLTFPEGYYELAEPTEGHFTKYFSETSPTLYESIIKSFLAGGGHAEQAAKYADAYTEGFGHGKAAETHGESMSAEAAE; the protein is encoded by the coding sequence ATGAGAAGAAATCCCTACCTGCGCGCGCTCGGCCTTGTGCTGATGCTGGCGCTGCCCCTGGTATTGGCGGGCTGTAGTTCAGCCTTGCTGGACCCGAAGGGGGAAATCGGTCAGGAGCAGCGCACCCTGATCCTCACCGCCTTCGGTCTGATGCAGATCGTGGTGGTGCCGGTGATTGTGCTGACTCTCGCGTTCGCCTGGCGTTATCGCAAGGGCAACAAGGACGCCACCTATGCGCCGGATTGGCACCATTCGACCAAGATCGAGGCGATCGTCTGGTTCATTCCCTGCGTCATCATTGTGTTCCTTGCACTGCTGACCTGGTATACGTCTCACAGTCTGGATCCTCACAAGCCGCTCAAGGCTGAAGAGGGGCAGAACGAGCCCATGGTCATCGAGGCCGTCTCGCTCGACTGGAAATGGCTGTTCATCTATCCCGAGCAGGGCATTGCCACCGTCAACGAACTGGCATTCCCTGAGGACACCCCGGTGCGCTTCCGCGTGACCTCCGGCTCGGTCATGAACTCCTTCTTCATTCCTGCGCTGGGCAGCCAGATCTACGCCATGGCAGGTATGGACAACGATGTTCACTTGATTGCCGATGAGCAGGGTGTGTATCGCGGTCGCTCCACCAATTACAGCGGTGCAGGCTTCGCTGACATGTACTTCGATGCTCATGTCGGGTCCGTGGAAGACTTCGATGCCTGGGTGGAGAAGGTGCGTGAATCGTCCGATACGCTGACATTCCCAGAGGGGTACTACGAACTGGCCGAGCCTACTGAAGGTCATTTCACCAAGTACTTCTCCGAAACATCCCCGACTCTCTACGAGAGCATCATCAAGAGCTTCCTTGCGGGCGGCGGTCACGCTGAGCAGGCGGCGAAATACGCCGACGCTTATACCGAAGGCTTCGGCCACGGCAAAGCAGCCGAGACTCACGGCGAGTCCATGAGCGCGGAGGCAGCGGAGTAA
- the deoC gene encoding deoxyribose-phosphate aldolase: MTDLTYIARQALALMDLTSLNDNDTDAVIEALCQRAKTPAGSPAAICIYPQFVVTAHRALVAHQLNGKIKIATVTNFPAGNDDPMAAARESREAVASGADEVDVVFPWRALLAGDENVGRDLVEMCRAACGDRLLKVIIESGELKDPALIRRASELAIAGGADFIKTSTGKVPVNATPEAARIMLEVIRDSGRPVGFKAAGGVRTAEDAAIYLDLANEIMGANWVSPKTFRFGASGLLDNLLMTLGVGIDSKGVDNGGNAGGY, from the coding sequence ATGACAGATCTCACTTATATCGCTCGCCAGGCACTGGCGCTGATGGACCTCACCAGCCTCAACGATAATGACACCGACGCCGTTATCGAAGCGCTGTGCCAGCGAGCCAAGACACCTGCCGGCTCACCGGCGGCGATCTGCATCTATCCGCAGTTTGTGGTCACTGCGCACCGCGCGCTGGTGGCTCATCAGCTCAACGGCAAGATCAAGATCGCTACTGTTACCAACTTCCCGGCAGGCAACGACGACCCCATGGCCGCTGCACGCGAGTCCCGTGAAGCAGTCGCAAGTGGCGCCGATGAAGTCGACGTGGTTTTCCCATGGCGCGCATTGCTGGCAGGCGATGAAAACGTTGGCCGTGACCTTGTCGAGATGTGCAGAGCTGCCTGCGGCGACCGTCTGCTCAAGGTGATCATTGAAAGTGGCGAGCTCAAGGATCCGGCATTGATCCGCCGCGCTTCGGAACTGGCCATCGCCGGCGGCGCCGACTTCATCAAGACTTCCACCGGCAAGGTGCCGGTCAACGCAACACCGGAAGCGGCACGCATAATGCTCGAAGTCATTCGCGATAGTGGTCGTCCGGTCGGCTTCAAGGCAGCCGGCGGCGTGCGCACTGCCGAGGATGCCGCGATCTATCTCGACCTCGCCAACGAGATCATGGGTGCCAACTGGGTGTCTCCGAAGACCTTCCGCTTCGGCGCATCAGGTTTGCTCGACAATCTGCTGATGACACTTGGCGTGGGTATTGATAGCAAGGGTGTCGATAATGGAGGCAACGCAGGAGGCTACTGA
- a CDS encoding NupC/NupG family nucleoside CNT transporter has translation MTLLMSLVGMATLVAIAILFSYNRRSIRLRTVLGAFIIQAGLGAFVLYVPFGQDLLKTVSDAVSQVLVYGNDGIDFLFGNLANTENIGFVFAIKVLPIIIFFSSLTAVLYYLGIMQWVVRLLGGALQKVLGTSRTESLSATANIFVGQTEAPLVVRPYIARMTDSQLFAVMCGGLASVAGSVLAGYASLGIPMEYLVAASFMAAPGGLLFAKLIMPETSEDPDSDERTQDTTEEGDKPVNVIDAACSGASSGLQLAANVGAMLLAFIALIAMLNGVLGGIGGWFGFEDLSLEMILGWVFSPLAFLLGVPWEEANIAGSFIGQKLVVNEFVAFINLAPYIDGSQVVEATGQAMSAHTAAILSFALCGFANLSSIAILLGGLGGIAPSRRHDIARFGMRAVLAGTLSNLMSASIAGFFIALGA, from the coding sequence ATGACACTCCTGATGAGTCTGGTGGGTATGGCAACGCTGGTTGCCATTGCCATCCTGTTCTCCTACAACCGTAGATCCATTCGCCTGCGTACCGTACTCGGTGCCTTTATCATTCAGGCGGGGCTCGGTGCCTTTGTCCTCTATGTGCCCTTCGGCCAGGATCTCCTCAAGACCGTTTCCGACGCCGTCAGCCAGGTGCTGGTCTATGGTAACGATGGTATCGACTTCCTGTTCGGCAATCTGGCCAATACCGAGAACATCGGCTTCGTGTTTGCGATCAAGGTACTGCCGATCATCATCTTCTTCTCGTCGCTCACCGCGGTGCTCTACTACCTGGGCATCATGCAATGGGTGGTGCGCCTGTTGGGCGGCGCTCTGCAGAAGGTGCTGGGTACTTCGCGTACCGAGTCACTTTCGGCAACCGCCAATATCTTCGTCGGTCAGACCGAGGCACCGCTGGTGGTCCGCCCCTATATCGCGCGGATGACCGACTCGCAGTTGTTTGCGGTGATGTGTGGCGGACTGGCCTCAGTGGCTGGCTCGGTGCTGGCCGGTTATGCCTCACTGGGCATTCCCATGGAATACCTGGTCGCGGCGTCCTTCATGGCAGCACCGGGTGGCCTGTTGTTCGCCAAACTGATCATGCCGGAGACCAGCGAGGACCCTGATAGCGACGAGCGTACCCAGGACACCACTGAGGAGGGCGACAAGCCGGTCAATGTCATCGATGCGGCCTGCTCCGGCGCTTCGTCCGGCCTGCAACTCGCGGCCAATGTCGGCGCTATGCTGCTGGCCTTCATCGCCTTGATTGCGATGTTGAATGGCGTTCTCGGCGGTATTGGTGGCTGGTTCGGCTTCGAAGACCTGAGTCTCGAGATGATTCTGGGCTGGGTGTTCTCGCCGTTGGCCTTCCTGCTTGGTGTGCCTTGGGAAGAAGCCAATATCGCCGGCTCTTTCATCGGTCAGAAGCTGGTCGTCAATGAATTCGTCGCCTTCATCAATCTGGCGCCCTACATCGATGGCAGTCAGGTCGTCGAGGCTACCGGCCAGGCGATGAGCGCGCACACAGCAGCTATCCTGTCCTTTGCACTCTGTGGTTTTGCCAACCTGTCGTCGATTGCCATTCTGCTGGGTGGGCTTGGTGGTATTGCCCCCAGTCGTCGCCACGACATTGCCCGTTTCGGCATGCGAGCGGTATTGGCCGGCACCCTTTCCAACCTGATGTCAGCTTCTATTGCCGGCTTCTTCATCGCCCTCGGAGCCTGA
- a CDS encoding DeoR/GlpR family DNA-binding transcription regulator, which yields MNQRSAERQERLLQALSGGGSLRLADAAMLCGVSEMTLRRDISSHESPLMLMGGHLVRRDDPQFQPIYDLQQQQGKRIEIKRELCRSAATFIEDGDTLFIDCGTSLMPMVSELAAWRDLTVVTYALNVAQAVSKLDGVRLILLGGLYQSVSQSFEGEDIARQIRALGINRAFISAAGVHLDRGLSCFHFHEVAPKQAALETAAQRILVFDDSKWATLRSAFYGSLDDIDVVVTHGRAYQELRGRGPSRLRLADIRV from the coding sequence ATGAACCAACGCAGTGCCGAGCGACAGGAGCGACTTCTTCAGGCCCTTTCCGGGGGAGGAAGCTTGCGTTTGGCTGATGCTGCCATGCTGTGCGGCGTTTCGGAGATGACCCTGCGGCGTGATATCTCATCCCACGAAAGTCCCTTGATGTTGATGGGCGGACATCTCGTGCGGCGCGATGACCCTCAGTTCCAACCGATCTACGATCTTCAGCAGCAGCAGGGCAAGCGCATCGAGATCAAACGGGAGCTGTGTCGCAGCGCGGCAACCTTTATCGAGGATGGCGATACGCTGTTCATTGATTGTGGTACGTCACTGATGCCGATGGTTTCAGAGCTGGCGGCGTGGCGCGATTTGACCGTGGTTACCTACGCGCTCAATGTGGCGCAGGCGGTCAGCAAGCTGGATGGCGTGCGGTTGATACTACTGGGAGGGTTGTATCAGTCGGTATCACAGTCGTTTGAAGGTGAGGATATCGCCAGGCAGATTCGAGCGCTGGGCATCAATCGCGCCTTTATCAGTGCGGCTGGAGTGCACCTCGATCGAGGCCTGAGCTGTTTTCACTTCCATGAAGTGGCGCCCAAGCAAGCCGCACTGGAAACAGCCGCGCAGCGCATTCTGGTCTTCGATGACAGTAAGTGGGCGACCTTGCGTTCTGCATTCTATGGCAGCCTTGATGACATCGATGTTGTAGTCACTCATGGGCGTGCCTATCAGGAACTGAGGGGGCGTGGTCCGAGTCGCCTGCGCCTTGCTGACATCAGGGTATAA
- a CDS encoding outer membrane protein OmpK, whose product MSRYAPTALAAATLAVATFSSTAQAEGPQWSFANASVNYLDWSSGTEARTANNAAKSDFYYLELEGGAGYSWGEFYGFFDIENPGHDHFDEDSNGQDNFRTAGKVTSHLYLGDTPFSVYLHVYDFRDYGYNSREQDQILGFGYRHTFDNGLWVKPFIGAARVQSDGYTGMNGAMLGWVAGYDFKAFDQSFSLTNWHEQTFERDDDYLEQNYVGDKAGSIGTNGAVALWWHPHPAITTGVQYRYSDNKLGTPNQYQNAMIYSLKFNFL is encoded by the coding sequence ATGTCGCGTTACGCACCCACCGCCCTTGCAGCAGCCACTCTGGCTGTTGCGACCTTCTCTTCCACTGCCCAGGCCGAAGGCCCTCAGTGGTCTTTCGCCAACGCATCGGTCAACTATCTGGACTGGTCTAGCGGCACTGAAGCACGTACCGCGAACAACGCGGCCAAGAGTGATTTCTATTATCTCGAGCTGGAAGGTGGCGCCGGCTACTCCTGGGGCGAGTTCTACGGTTTCTTCGACATCGAGAACCCGGGCCATGATCACTTCGACGAAGACAGTAACGGTCAGGATAACTTCCGTACCGCGGGTAAGGTGACCTCCCACCTCTACCTGGGTGACACCCCCTTCTCGGTGTATCTGCATGTCTACGATTTTCGCGACTACGGCTATAACTCGCGTGAACAGGACCAGATTCTCGGCTTTGGATATCGCCACACCTTCGACAACGGCCTGTGGGTAAAACCGTTCATCGGTGCCGCACGCGTCCAGAGTGACGGCTACACCGGCATGAACGGCGCAATGCTGGGCTGGGTAGCCGGCTATGACTTCAAAGCCTTCGATCAGTCCTTCAGCCTGACCAACTGGCATGAGCAGACCTTCGAGCGTGACGACGACTATCTCGAGCAGAACTATGTCGGCGACAAGGCGGGCAGCATCGGCACCAATGGCGCCGTGGCACTGTGGTGGCATCCGCACCCTGCGATCACCACTGGTGTGCAGTATCGCTATTCCGACAACAAGCTCGGCACACCCAATCAGTACCAGAACGCCATGATCTACTCTCTAAAGTTCAACTTCCTGTGA